A window from Micromonospora terminaliae encodes these proteins:
- a CDS encoding LysM peptidoglycan-binding domain-containing protein, translating into MGASPRSAVRRTGQVLTGLGALVVLCAVLAGGPIALLAFAGNPLPDHLPTLAEVGTALTSRDDGQLFLRALAVVGWFGWATFAFSVLVELLAAALRRPAPRLPGMRRQQRVAAALVGSVALILAASPAAASAATLAAPHPVAAAPAVVGPQAMVAAQGVGAPPARTASVTTDPAVYRVAKGDYLGEVAERYLDDFDGYREVARLNRLADPDRIRPGQLIKLPERAVDAGARRHATGRLVVTPAGQSRPAPGSAATPGGGASSTTPKGRPSPRPSARDTTPTVEAPTGPAMSAGASRATPEDGINRPLAISAVLAVASIVGAQIGAVLGLRRRPATRTTVRDLVVGRHRRG; encoded by the coding sequence ATGGGTGCGTCGCCACGTTCGGCCGTCCGGCGGACCGGTCAGGTCCTCACCGGGCTCGGTGCTCTCGTCGTGCTCTGCGCGGTGCTGGCCGGTGGGCCGATCGCCCTGCTGGCGTTCGCCGGCAACCCCCTCCCCGACCACCTGCCCACCCTGGCCGAGGTGGGCACCGCCCTGACCAGCCGCGACGACGGGCAGCTCTTCCTGCGGGCGCTGGCCGTGGTGGGCTGGTTCGGCTGGGCGACGTTCGCGTTCTCCGTACTCGTGGAACTGCTCGCGGCGGCGCTGCGCCGGCCGGCGCCCCGGCTGCCCGGGATGCGCCGCCAACAACGGGTCGCGGCCGCGCTGGTCGGTTCGGTGGCGCTGATCCTGGCGGCCAGCCCGGCCGCGGCGAGCGCCGCCACCCTGGCCGCACCGCACCCGGTCGCCGCGGCGCCGGCCGTGGTCGGCCCGCAGGCGATGGTCGCCGCGCAGGGCGTGGGCGCCCCGCCGGCCCGGACCGCCTCGGTGACCACCGACCCGGCGGTGTACCGGGTGGCGAAGGGCGACTACCTGGGCGAGGTGGCCGAGCGCTACCTGGACGACTTCGACGGCTACCGCGAGGTGGCCCGGCTCAACCGGCTCGCCGACCCGGACCGGATCCGCCCGGGGCAACTGATCAAGCTGCCCGAGCGGGCCGTGGACGCCGGAGCCCGCCGGCACGCCACCGGCCGGCTCGTGGTCACTCCGGCCGGCCAGTCGCGCCCGGCTCCCGGCTCGGCGGCGACGCCGGGCGGTGGCGCGTCCTCGACGACGCCGAAGGGCAGGCCCTCCCCGCGACCGTCCGCACGGGACACCACCCCCACGGTGGAGGCGCCCACCGGGCCCGCCATGTCGGCGGGCGCCTCCCGGGCCACCCCCGAGGACGGCATCAACCGTCCACTGGCCATCTCGGCGGTCCTGGCCGTGGCGAGCATCGTGGGCGCCCAGATCGGCGCGGTCCTCGGCCTGCGCCGCCGCCCGGCGACCCGGACGACGGTCCGCGACCTCGTAGTGGGCCGCCACCGCAGGGGCTGA
- the soxR gene encoding redox-sensitive transcriptional activator SoxR, which translates to MKQDTSFDWHEPGLTIGQVAQRSGVSVSAIRFYEAQGLLSSDRTAGNQRRYHSDVMCRLAMIEACQRVGLTLAEVGGALAALPPGQAPTPADWDALAERLRTEAQSRIDRLNQVLRELAPPA; encoded by the coding sequence GTGAAGCAGGACACGTCCTTCGACTGGCACGAGCCGGGTCTCACGATCGGTCAGGTCGCGCAGCGCAGCGGCGTCTCCGTGTCGGCGATCCGGTTCTACGAGGCGCAGGGCCTCCTCAGCAGCGATCGCACGGCCGGTAACCAGCGCCGTTACCACAGCGACGTGATGTGCCGGCTGGCGATGATCGAGGCGTGCCAGCGGGTCGGGCTCACGCTGGCCGAGGTGGGCGGGGCACTCGCGGCGCTGCCACCGGGACAGGCACCGACCCCTGCGGACTGGGACGCGCTCGCCGAGCGGCTGCGCACCGAGGCCCAGTCCCGCATCGACCGCCTCAACCAGGTGCTGCGCGAGCTCGCCCCACCCGCCTGA
- a CDS encoding EamA family transporter, with translation MYAHASRTPSAAPAARLVAALGRPEAVPPPLLMLLGMVSTQVGAAVAKQLFTATSPGGTTTLRLGLGALVLLTVTRPTRWPGWRAAGLIVAFGMAMAAMNLAFYAALQRVPLGVAVTVGFAGPLVVSLLGSRRVVDVLWALLAGTGVLLLAGLGGVGVDPFGLLLCGLIAVGWAGYVLLGKAMSNHLPGTRGLALGMAVGAVCVLPFGVASGGAELLDPRIVALGLGVALLSSVLPYSAELAALRRMPARVFAVLLSLEPAVAAVVGTLLLGELLAWPQLAGVACVVGAALGATLARRAEE, from the coding sequence GTGTACGCACACGCCTCCCGTACCCCCTCGGCCGCACCGGCGGCCCGGCTCGTCGCGGCGCTGGGCCGGCCCGAGGCCGTGCCCCCGCCGCTGCTGATGCTGCTCGGCATGGTCTCCACCCAGGTCGGCGCGGCGGTGGCCAAGCAGCTCTTCACCGCCACCAGCCCCGGGGGTACGACGACCCTCCGGCTCGGCCTCGGCGCGCTGGTGCTGCTCACGGTCACCCGCCCGACCCGCTGGCCGGGCTGGCGGGCGGCCGGCCTGATCGTGGCGTTCGGGATGGCCATGGCCGCCATGAACCTCGCCTTCTACGCCGCGCTCCAGCGGGTGCCGCTCGGGGTGGCCGTCACCGTCGGGTTCGCCGGCCCGCTGGTCGTCTCGCTGCTGGGCAGCCGCCGCGTGGTCGACGTGCTCTGGGCACTGCTGGCCGGCACCGGGGTGCTGCTCCTGGCCGGGCTCGGCGGCGTCGGCGTCGACCCCTTCGGGCTGCTGCTCTGCGGGCTCATCGCGGTCGGCTGGGCCGGTTACGTGCTCCTCGGCAAGGCCATGAGCAACCACCTGCCGGGCACCCGGGGGCTGGCGCTGGGGATGGCGGTGGGCGCGGTCTGCGTACTCCCGTTCGGGGTCGCGTCCGGCGGCGCCGAGCTGCTCGACCCCCGGATCGTGGCGCTCGGGCTGGGGGTGGCGCTGCTGTCGTCGGTGCTGCCCTACTCGGCGGAGCTGGCCGCGCTGCGCCGGATGCCGGCGCGCGTCTTCGCGGTGCTGCTGAGCCTGGAGCCGGCGGTCGCCGCGGTGGTCGGCACGTTGCTGCTGGGCGAGCTGCTGGCCTGGCCGCAGCTGGCCGGCGTGGCGTGCGTGGTGGGCGCGGCCCTCGGCGCCACCCTGGCCCGCCGGGCTGAGGAATAG
- a CDS encoding dihydrolipoyl dehydrogenase family protein translates to MAEPELVDVVVVGLGVGGEEVAGRLAEAGLTVVGIERDLVGGECPYWGCIPSKMMIRAANALAEARRVDGLAGSAEVRPDWAPVAKRIREEATDTWDDKVAVDRFTGKGGRFVRGSGRLDGPNRVHVGDQVFEARYGIVLGTGTRPSVPPIDGLADTPYWTNHQAIEVEELPASLLVLGGGAIGLELAQVFARFGVRVTVVEAADRVLAVEEPEASEIAAAALRADGVEIHTGVRAERVAHDGMSFTLHAGDRAFSGEKLLVVTGRKAHLEELGLDSVGIDCTQRYLPVNERMHAAEGIWAVGDLTGEGAFTHIAMYQAGIVVADVLDHVRRMKGGPDASGTASVMGGAAGVVSAVGGSMSAGGSTVAPGSVPVADYRALPRVTFTDPEVGAVGLTEQQARARGINVQVGYTDLTSSTRGWIHKAGNAGFIKLIADADQGVLVGATSAGPAGGEVLSALVVAVHAAVPVSQLRHMIYAYPTFHRAIEDALRNLK, encoded by the coding sequence ATGGCGGAGCCGGAACTGGTGGACGTGGTCGTGGTCGGGCTCGGAGTCGGCGGTGAGGAGGTGGCCGGGCGGCTCGCCGAGGCCGGCCTCACCGTGGTCGGCATCGAGCGGGACCTGGTGGGCGGCGAGTGTCCCTACTGGGGCTGCATCCCGAGCAAGATGATGATCCGGGCGGCCAACGCGCTCGCCGAGGCACGCCGGGTCGACGGGCTGGCCGGCAGCGCCGAGGTACGCCCCGACTGGGCGCCGGTCGCCAAGCGGATCCGCGAGGAGGCCACCGACACCTGGGACGACAAGGTCGCGGTGGACCGGTTCACCGGCAAGGGCGGCCGGTTCGTCCGGGGCAGCGGGCGGCTCGACGGCCCGAACCGGGTCCACGTCGGCGACCAGGTGTTCGAGGCCCGGTACGGCATCGTCCTCGGCACCGGCACCCGCCCCTCGGTCCCGCCGATCGACGGGCTGGCCGACACCCCGTACTGGACCAACCACCAGGCCATCGAGGTCGAGGAGCTGCCCGCATCGCTGCTGGTGCTGGGCGGCGGCGCCATCGGGCTGGAGCTGGCCCAGGTCTTCGCCCGGTTCGGGGTCCGGGTGACCGTGGTCGAGGCGGCCGACCGGGTGCTCGCCGTCGAGGAGCCGGAAGCCTCCGAGATCGCCGCCGCCGCGCTGCGCGCCGACGGGGTGGAGATCCACACCGGGGTCCGGGCCGAGCGCGTCGCGCACGACGGCATGAGCTTCACCCTCCACGCCGGCGACCGCGCGTTCAGCGGGGAGAAGCTGCTGGTGGTGACCGGCCGCAAGGCCCACCTGGAGGAGTTGGGCCTGGACTCGGTCGGCATCGACTGCACGCAGCGCTACCTGCCGGTCAACGAGCGGATGCACGCCGCCGAGGGGATCTGGGCGGTCGGCGACCTCACGGGCGAGGGCGCGTTCACCCACATCGCCATGTACCAGGCGGGCATCGTCGTCGCCGACGTCCTCGACCACGTGCGGCGGATGAAGGGCGGGCCGGACGCCAGCGGCACCGCCAGCGTGATGGGCGGGGCGGCGGGCGTGGTCAGCGCGGTCGGCGGGTCGATGAGCGCGGGCGGCTCGACCGTCGCGCCGGGCAGCGTGCCGGTCGCCGACTACCGCGCGCTGCCGCGGGTCACCTTCACCGACCCCGAGGTGGGCGCGGTCGGCCTCACCGAGCAGCAGGCCCGCGCCCGCGGCATCAACGTCCAGGTCGGCTACACCGACCTGACCTCGTCGACGCGCGGATGGATCCACAAGGCCGGCAACGCGGGGTTCATCAAGCTGATCGCCGACGCCGACCAGGGCGTGCTGGTCGGCGCCACCTCCGCCGGGCCGGCCGGCGGCGAGGTGCTCTCCGCGCTGGTCGTGGCGGTGCACGCGGCCGTCCCGGTCAGCCAGCTCCGGCACATGATCTACGCGTACCCGACCTTCCACCGCGCCATCGAGGACGCCCTGCGCAACCTGAAGTGA
- a CDS encoding Rieske 2Fe-2S domain-containing protein: protein MRELLTKLEQASGLDRVGDRLQRAVQGTLRPQRVRDFLHGVWLGHPLHPAMVQVPVGAWISAAVVDLMPGQRRAATALVGVGTLSALPAAVAGLNDWAALSRDQRRIGLVHAAANTIGVTLYAGSLAARLNGRHNMGRALAYLGLSAASAGAYLGGHLAYKQGAQVSQSISELHLVSEGWHPLGDMSSLPQRQLLTREIDDVSVILYRHGDDVTVMLERCPHQSGPLGEGEVQEIDGHACVVCPWHGSTFRLNGGEVVHGPSGNDQVVLPTRVVNGRLEARLP from the coding sequence GTGCGCGAACTATTGACGAAACTCGAACAGGCCTCGGGGCTCGACCGGGTGGGTGACCGGTTGCAGCGCGCCGTCCAGGGCACCCTGCGCCCCCAGCGGGTCCGCGACTTCCTGCACGGCGTCTGGCTGGGCCACCCGCTGCACCCGGCCATGGTGCAGGTGCCGGTCGGCGCCTGGATCTCGGCCGCCGTCGTGGACCTGATGCCCGGTCAGCGCCGGGCGGCGACCGCGCTGGTCGGGGTCGGCACGCTCAGCGCCCTGCCGGCGGCGGTGGCCGGGCTCAACGACTGGGCGGCCCTGTCCCGTGACCAGCGCCGGATCGGCCTCGTGCACGCCGCCGCGAACACCATCGGCGTGACCCTCTACGCCGGCTCCCTGGCGGCCCGGTTGAACGGGCGGCACAACATGGGCCGGGCGCTGGCCTACCTGGGGCTGTCGGCGGCGAGCGCCGGCGCGTACCTGGGCGGGCACCTCGCGTACAAGCAGGGCGCCCAGGTCAGCCAGAGCATCTCCGAGCTGCACCTGGTCAGCGAGGGCTGGCACCCGCTCGGCGACATGTCGAGCCTGCCGCAGCGCCAGCTCCTCACCCGGGAGATCGACGACGTCTCGGTGATCCTCTACCGGCACGGCGACGACGTCACCGTGATGCTGGAGCGCTGCCCGCACCAGAGCGGCCCGCTCGGCGAGGGCGAGGTGCAGGAGATCGACGGCCACGCCTGCGTGGTCTGTCCCTGGCACGGCAGCACCTTCCGCCTCAACGGCGGCGAGGTCGTCCACGGCCCGTCCGGCAACGACCAGGTCGTCCTGCCCACCCGCGTGGTCAACGGCCGCCTGGAGGCCCGACTCCCCTGA
- a CDS encoding SDR family oxidoreductase — translation MILVTGATGNVGRRVVERLAGAGHGVRAVTRDPARASLPAGVEAVAADLADPETLRPHLDGVRAVFLIWPFVDPATTAQLAPRVAAVLADAGSPRVVYVSAATAEADPNSFWALVERAVVAAGLPWTMLRPTGIATNALAWAESIRSEGVVRWPYGAAARSMVHEDDIAAVAVEALTTDRHDGQTYVLSGPQTVTQAEQVRIIGAAIGRDVRWQDVPAEAVRPMLAAAMGSAAFADAALTGWAAMAETPEQVTGDVAAVLGRPARTFAHWAADHAADFA, via the coding sequence ATGATTCTGGTGACCGGCGCGACGGGCAACGTCGGGCGGCGCGTGGTCGAGCGGCTGGCCGGTGCCGGCCACGGCGTACGGGCCGTCACCCGCGATCCGGCCCGCGCGAGCCTGCCGGCGGGTGTGGAGGCGGTGGCCGCCGACCTGGCCGATCCGGAGACGCTGCGCCCGCACCTGGACGGCGTCCGGGCCGTGTTCCTCATCTGGCCGTTCGTCGATCCCGCCACGACGGCGCAGCTTGCCCCGCGCGTCGCCGCCGTGCTCGCCGACGCCGGGTCACCCCGGGTGGTGTACGTGTCGGCAGCCACGGCCGAGGCCGACCCGAACTCGTTCTGGGCCCTGGTGGAACGCGCCGTCGTCGCGGCCGGCCTGCCCTGGACGATGCTGCGTCCCACCGGAATCGCCACGAACGCGCTGGCCTGGGCCGAGTCGATCCGCTCGGAGGGCGTGGTGCGCTGGCCGTACGGCGCGGCGGCCCGGTCGATGGTCCACGAGGACGACATCGCGGCCGTGGCGGTGGAGGCGCTGACCACGGACCGGCACGACGGGCAGACCTACGTGCTCAGTGGCCCGCAGACGGTCACCCAGGCGGAGCAGGTGCGCATCATCGGTGCGGCGATCGGCCGCGACGTGCGGTGGCAGGACGTGCCCGCCGAGGCGGTACGCCCCATGCTGGCCGCCGCCATGGGCAGCGCCGCGTTCGCGGACGCGGCGCTGACCGGCTGGGCCGCCATGGCGGAGACTCCGGAGCAGGTGACCGGCGACGTGGCGGCGGTGCTGGGGCGGCCCGCGCGGACGTTCGCCCACTGGGCCGCCGACCACGCGGCCGACTTCGCCTGA
- a CDS encoding crotonase/enoyl-CoA hydratase family protein yields the protein MGVRVEHAGPVTTVILDRPEARNAVDGPTARTLADAFRAFEADPDAAVAVLWGAGGTFCAGADLKAIGTPRGNRVEPEGDGPMGPTRMRLSKPVLAAISGYAVAGGLELALWCDLRVAESDATLGVFCRRWGVPLIDGGTVRLPRLIGESRALDLILTGRPVPADEAYAMGLVNRVVAPGAARAEAERLAAEIARHPQTCLRNDRAAVLSGAGLPEPEAMATELAFGMESLVTDGMHGANRFTAGAGRHGAPAD from the coding sequence ATGGGGGTACGCGTCGAGCACGCCGGTCCGGTGACCACGGTGATCCTGGACCGGCCGGAGGCCCGTAACGCCGTCGACGGCCCGACCGCCCGGACCCTGGCCGACGCCTTCCGCGCCTTCGAGGCCGACCCGGACGCGGCGGTCGCCGTGCTCTGGGGCGCGGGCGGCACGTTCTGCGCGGGCGCCGATCTCAAGGCCATCGGTACGCCGCGCGGCAACCGGGTCGAGCCCGAGGGCGACGGCCCGATGGGCCCCACGCGGATGCGCCTGTCGAAGCCGGTGCTCGCCGCCATCTCCGGGTACGCCGTGGCCGGCGGCCTGGAGCTGGCGCTCTGGTGCGACCTGCGGGTCGCCGAGTCGGACGCCACGCTCGGCGTGTTCTGCCGGCGCTGGGGCGTGCCGCTGATCGACGGCGGCACCGTGCGGCTGCCCCGGCTCATCGGCGAGAGCCGGGCCCTGGACCTGATCCTCACCGGCCGCCCGGTGCCCGCCGACGAGGCGTACGCGATGGGTCTGGTGAACCGGGTGGTCGCGCCGGGTGCGGCCCGGGCGGAGGCCGAGCGGCTGGCCGCCGAGATCGCCCGGCATCCGCAGACCTGCCTGCGCAACGACCGGGCGGCGGTGCTGTCGGGTGCCGGGCTGCCCGAGCCGGAGGCGATGGCCACCGAACTGGCCTTCGGGATGGAGTCGCTGGTCACCGACGGCATGCACGGCGCGAACCGGTTCACCGCCGGCGCGGGCCGGCACGGCGCGCCGGCCGACTGA
- a CDS encoding serine hydrolase domain-containing protein, whose translation MQERFAPVRDCFHDLFATGRETGAALAVWYDGAPVLDLMGGTRAAVPPGVAVPAVGAEAPWRPDTLVNVYSVGKPVVALCLLLLVDRGRVDLDAPVSAYWPEFRAPATVRQVLAHTAGLPAFPVPRPAAVIADWGLLCADLAAADPEWAPGSVAGEHAWTYGHLVGELVRRVDGRPVGRFLAEEIAGPWRLDLAFGLDAADQRRCADLSYADPGWPVRMLGEPGSLRARAVGNPAGGLDVAVMNGPLWRGTEFPAVNLHATASALARLYAGLLAGGTLDGVRRFSPDLVAEATRVQYDGPDLVLDRRASWTLGMQWEPDGSWGMGGIGGSSAWADPERGYTFAYATARLADHDRVEELVEALHSCL comes from the coding sequence ATGCAGGAACGCTTCGCCCCGGTCCGGGACTGCTTCCACGACCTGTTCGCCACCGGCCGGGAGACCGGCGCCGCGCTGGCCGTCTGGTACGACGGCGCGCCGGTGCTCGACCTGATGGGCGGCACCCGTGCCGCCGTCCCGCCCGGCGTTGCCGTACCGGCCGTGGGGGCCGAGGCGCCGTGGCGGCCGGACACGCTGGTGAACGTCTACTCGGTGGGCAAGCCGGTGGTCGCGCTCTGCCTCCTGCTGCTCGTCGACCGGGGCCGGGTGGACCTCGACGCGCCGGTGTCGGCGTACTGGCCCGAATTCCGCGCGCCGGCCACCGTGCGGCAGGTGCTCGCCCACACCGCCGGGCTGCCCGCGTTCCCGGTGCCCCGGCCCGCCGCGGTGATCGCCGACTGGGGGCTGCTCTGCGCCGACCTGGCCGCCGCCGACCCCGAGTGGGCGCCGGGCAGCGTCGCGGGCGAGCACGCCTGGACGTACGGGCACCTCGTCGGCGAGCTGGTCCGCCGGGTGGACGGGCGGCCGGTGGGGCGGTTCCTGGCCGAGGAGATCGCCGGGCCGTGGCGCCTCGACCTGGCCTTCGGTCTCGACGCGGCGGACCAGCGGCGCTGCGCCGACCTGTCGTACGCCGATCCGGGCTGGCCGGTGCGGATGCTGGGCGAGCCGGGGTCGCTGCGCGCCCGGGCCGTGGGGAACCCGGCGGGCGGCCTGGACGTGGCGGTGATGAACGGCCCGCTCTGGCGGGGCACGGAGTTCCCCGCCGTGAACCTGCACGCCACCGCGTCCGCCCTGGCCCGCCTCTACGCGGGCCTGCTCGCCGGCGGCACCCTCGACGGGGTACGCCGGTTCAGCCCCGACCTGGTCGCCGAGGCGACCCGGGTGCAGTACGACGGGCCGGACCTGGTGCTGGACCGGCGGGCGTCGTGGACGTTGGGCATGCAGTGGGAGCCGGACGGGAGCTGGGGCATGGGCGGGATCGGCGGCAGCAGCGCCTGGGCCGACCCGGAACGCGGCTACACCTTCGCGTACGCGACCGCCCGGCTGGCCGACCACGACCGGGTGGAGGAACTGGTCGAGGCGCTGCACTCCTGCCTCTGA